The following are encoded in a window of Amycolatopsis lexingtonensis genomic DNA:
- a CDS encoding Tex-like N-terminal domain-containing protein has translation MSVSVEQKIAEELGVREGQVKAAVELLDGGSTVPFIARYRKEVTGMLDDAQLRTLEERLRYLRELDERRLAVLESIRSQGKLDEALEASILAADTKSRLEDIYLPYKPKRRTKAMIAREAGLEPLADGLLNDPTTDPQAAAAVFVDADKGVADAQAALDGARAILVERFAEDADLIGELREKMWGQGHLVAKVRAGKEEEGAKFSDYFDFSEPYTKLPSHRILAMLRGEKEEVLDLTMSPAEPTDEPQVGPTDYEQRIAAKFGISQQGRPGDKWLGDTVRWAWRTKILLHLGIDLRMRLRQAAEDDAVRVFASNLRDLLLAAPAGTRATMGLDPGFRTGVKVAVVDATGKVVDTHVIYPHQPANKWDQSIAELAALCARHKVDLISIGNGTASRETDKLAQELIKKHPELNLTKAVVSEAGASVYSASAFASQELPNMDVSLRGAVSIARRLQDPLAELVKIDPKSIGVGQYQHDLSEVSLSRSLDAVVEDCVNAVGVDVNTASAPLLTRVSGITTGLAENIVSHRDTNGPFRSRMALKEVARLGPKAFEQCAGFLRIPDGDDPLDSSSVHPEAYPVVRRILSKTGTDLRSLIGNTRTLSALKPADFVDETFGLPTVTDILAELDKPGRDPRPAFKTATFAEGVDKIGDLKPGMRLEGVVTNVAAFGAFIDVGVHQDGLAHVSALSKNFVKDPREVVKPGDIVKVKVLDVDVPRKRISLTLRLDDEPGAPSGNRGGGGGGQRDRGQGGGGQRRGGSGGGDRRGGGGGRGGNSGGAGASGSMADALRRAGFGK, from the coding sequence GTGAGCGTGTCGGTCGAGCAGAAGATCGCCGAAGAACTGGGCGTGCGCGAAGGACAGGTCAAGGCCGCCGTCGAGCTGCTCGACGGCGGGTCGACCGTGCCCTTCATCGCGCGCTACCGCAAGGAAGTCACCGGCATGCTCGACGACGCGCAGCTGCGCACGCTCGAAGAGCGGCTGCGCTACCTGCGGGAACTCGACGAGCGCCGGCTCGCCGTGCTCGAGTCGATCCGGAGCCAGGGCAAGCTGGACGAAGCCCTCGAGGCCTCGATCCTCGCCGCGGACACCAAGTCGCGGCTGGAGGACATCTACCTCCCGTACAAGCCGAAGCGCCGCACGAAGGCCATGATCGCGCGCGAAGCGGGTCTCGAGCCGCTGGCCGACGGCCTGCTGAACGACCCGACCACGGACCCGCAGGCCGCCGCGGCGGTGTTCGTCGACGCGGACAAGGGCGTCGCGGACGCGCAGGCGGCCCTCGACGGCGCCCGCGCGATCCTCGTCGAGCGCTTCGCCGAGGACGCCGACCTCATCGGCGAGCTGCGCGAGAAGATGTGGGGCCAGGGCCACCTCGTCGCCAAGGTCCGCGCGGGCAAGGAGGAGGAAGGGGCGAAGTTCTCCGACTACTTCGACTTCTCCGAGCCTTACACCAAGCTCCCCTCGCACCGGATCCTCGCGATGCTGCGCGGCGAGAAGGAGGAGGTCCTCGACCTCACCATGTCGCCGGCCGAGCCGACCGACGAGCCGCAGGTCGGGCCCACCGACTACGAGCAGCGCATCGCCGCGAAGTTCGGCATCTCGCAGCAGGGCCGCCCGGGCGACAAGTGGCTCGGCGACACCGTGCGCTGGGCCTGGCGCACCAAGATCCTCCTGCACCTGGGCATCGACCTGCGGATGCGGCTGCGCCAGGCGGCCGAGGACGACGCCGTCCGCGTGTTCGCCTCCAACCTGCGCGACCTGCTGCTCGCCGCGCCGGCCGGCACCCGCGCCACGATGGGCCTCGACCCGGGCTTCCGCACCGGCGTCAAGGTGGCCGTCGTGGACGCGACCGGCAAGGTCGTCGACACCCACGTCATCTACCCGCACCAGCCGGCGAACAAGTGGGACCAGTCGATCGCCGAGCTCGCGGCGCTGTGCGCGCGGCACAAGGTGGACCTGATCTCGATCGGCAACGGCACGGCGTCGCGCGAGACCGACAAGCTGGCGCAGGAACTGATCAAGAAGCACCCCGAGCTGAACCTGACGAAGGCTGTGGTTTCCGAGGCGGGCGCGTCGGTGTACTCGGCGTCGGCCTTCGCTTCGCAGGAACTGCCGAACATGGACGTCTCGCTGCGCGGCGCGGTCTCGATCGCGCGGCGGCTGCAGGACCCGCTGGCCGAGCTGGTGAAGATCGACCCGAAGTCGATCGGGGTCGGGCAGTACCAGCACGACCTGTCCGAGGTTTCGCTGTCGCGCTCGCTGGACGCGGTGGTCGAGGACTGCGTGAACGCGGTCGGCGTGGACGTGAACACGGCTTCGGCGCCGCTGCTGACCCGTGTCTCGGGCATCACGACGGGCCTGGCGGAGAACATCGTTTCCCACCGCGACACGAACGGCCCGTTCCGCTCGCGGATGGCGCTCAAGGAGGTCGCGCGTCTCGGCCCGAAGGCGTTCGAGCAGTGCGCGGGCTTCCTGCGGATCCCGGACGGCGACGACCCGCTCGACTCGTCGTCGGTGCACCCGGAGGCCTACCCGGTCGTCCGGCGGATCCTGTCGAAGACGGGCACGGACCTGCGTTCGCTGATCGGCAACACGCGGACCCTGTCGGCCTTGAAGCCGGCCGACTTCGTCGACGAGACGTTCGGTCTCCCGACGGTCACGGACATCCTGGCCGAGCTGGACAAGCCGGGCCGCGACCCCCGCCCGGCGTTCAAGACGGCGACGTTCGCGGAGGGCGTGGACAAGATCGGCGACCTCAAGCCGGGCATGCGGCTGGAGGGCGTGGTGACCAACGTGGCCGCGTTCGGCGCGTTCATCGACGTCGGCGTGCACCAGGACGGGCTCGCGCACGTTTCGGCGCTGTCGAAGAACTTCGTGAAGGACCCCCGCGAGGTCGTGAAGCCCGGCGACATCGTGAAGGTGAAGGTGCTGGACGTCGACGTGCCGCGCAAGCGCATCTCCCTGACGCTGCGCCTGGACGACGAGCCGGGCGCCCCGTCCGGCAACCGCGGCGGCGGTGGCGGCGGCCAGCGCGACCGCGGCCAGGGCGGCGGTGGCCAGCGCCGCGGCGGCTCGGGTGGCGGCGACCGGCGCGGCGGCGGTGGCGGCCGCGGCGGCAACTCCGGCGGCGCCGGCGCCAGCGGCTCGATGGCGGACGCACTCCGCCGGGCCGGGTTCGGCAAGTAA
- a CDS encoding 2-keto-4-pentenoate hydratase, whose protein sequence is MNRERAAELIWDAWQTGERLDGLPPEARPRDTAEGMAAQAALAELAGPVSGWKIAATTVYARQYLDVPGPLPGAMFERFHHTEGEPVPADTMTMGVAEPEFAFRLKADPGPSPSLTGVLDAVDTMFLAVELPDSRYTDHQHAGGPQLLADLACAGRFVEGRAVPAWRDLDLPRRPVVLHADGEEFSRGSGSLVLGDPRLALHWLAMELPRHGRSLRPGDIVTTGTATPPCPIHAGGEVVADFGELGSVEVRFAA, encoded by the coding sequence GTGAACCGAGAGCGGGCGGCGGAGCTGATCTGGGACGCGTGGCAGACCGGCGAGCGCCTGGACGGGCTGCCGCCCGAAGCCCGCCCGCGCGACACCGCCGAGGGCATGGCGGCCCAGGCGGCGCTCGCCGAGCTGGCCGGCCCGGTGTCGGGCTGGAAGATCGCCGCGACCACGGTGTACGCCCGGCAGTACCTCGACGTCCCGGGTCCGTTGCCGGGCGCGATGTTCGAGCGGTTCCACCACACCGAGGGCGAACCGGTCCCGGCCGACACGATGACCATGGGCGTCGCCGAACCCGAGTTCGCGTTCCGGCTGAAGGCCGACCCGGGCCCGTCGCCGTCGCTGACCGGGGTGCTCGACGCGGTCGACACGATGTTCCTGGCGGTGGAGCTGCCGGACAGCCGCTACACCGACCACCAGCACGCGGGCGGCCCGCAGCTGCTGGCGGACCTGGCCTGCGCGGGCCGCTTCGTCGAGGGCCGCGCGGTCCCGGCCTGGCGCGACCTCGACCTCCCGCGCCGCCCGGTGGTCCTCCACGCCGACGGCGAGGAGTTCTCCCGCGGCAGCGGAAGCCTGGTCCTGGGCGACCCGCGGCTGGCGTTGCACTGGCTGGCGATGGAGCTGCCCCGCCACGGCCGTTCGCTGCGCCCGGGCGACATCGTGACGACGGGAACGGCCACCCCGCCGTGCCCGATCCACGCGGGCGGCGAAGTGGTGGCGGACTTCGGCGAGCTGGGCAGCGTCGAAGTGCGGTTCGCCGCATGA
- a CDS encoding nitroreductase family deazaflavin-dependent oxidoreductase, with translation MARKYRLGVTRKAANVVVTALLARGIPVTGGTGFLLTTRGRRSGVDRTTPVNVLEVDGERWLVSPYGQVGWVHNLRADPAARLRRGRTRETWEVEEADAATAGPVLRAYVRKIPVTAPFFDAKLSDPAETFAAEADRHPVFRLARSRA, from the coding sequence ATGGCGAGGAAGTACCGGCTGGGCGTGACGCGGAAGGCCGCGAACGTCGTCGTGACGGCGTTGCTGGCCCGCGGGATCCCGGTCACGGGCGGCACCGGGTTCCTGCTGACCACGCGCGGGCGCCGCAGCGGAGTGGACCGGACCACTCCGGTCAACGTCCTCGAGGTCGACGGCGAGCGCTGGCTCGTCTCGCCGTACGGGCAGGTCGGCTGGGTGCACAACCTGCGTGCCGACCCGGCCGCCCGGCTCCGGCGCGGCCGCACGCGGGAGACGTGGGAGGTCGAGGAGGCCGACGCCGCCACGGCGGGGCCGGTACTGCGCGCCTACGTCCGCAAGATCCCGGTGACGGCGCCGTTCTTCGACGCGAAGCTGAGCGACCCTGCGGAGACCTTCGCCGCGGAAGCCGATCGACACCCGGTGTTCCGCTTGGCAAGATCACGAGCGTGA
- a CDS encoding acyl-CoA dehydrogenase, translated as MLLNPREYDPAHFDAETRRLLRATIDWFEQRGKAKLTEDYHNRTFYADFLEFAGKEGLFSTFLTPSANAGGNPDKRWDTSRIAALAEILGFYGLNFWYPFQVTVLGLGPVWQSANADARERAAAALDAGGVGAFGLSEKDHGADIYSSDMVLTKDGDGYRATGSKYYIGNGNCARTVSVFGRIDGVEGPDQYVFFYADSEHPNYHVVKNVVPSQMYVAEFRLEDYPVRAEDILHVGAEAFSAALNTVNIGKFNLCFGGIGMATHSLYEAITHAHNRVLYGKPVTDFPHVRREFVEAYARLTAMKLFSDRAVDYFRSANAEDRRYLLFNPITKMKVTTEAQKVIGLVADVVAAKGFEADTYLAMSKNDIDGLPKLEGTVAVNLALIAKFMPAYLFAPQEYAPVGTRTDAADDEFLFRQGPARGLSKVRFHDWKTAYAQAAHIPNVALFTEQAGYLVKLLTEAAPDEAQQADLDFGLALTELFTLIVYGQLVLEQARITGLDDEVADQIFAVLVQDFSAAAVDLNGKASSTEAQQAIALAALRKPVVDAARFENVWARVRELSGVYAMTP; from the coding sequence ATGCTGCTGAACCCGCGCGAGTACGACCCGGCGCACTTCGACGCCGAGACGCGGCGCCTGCTGCGCGCCACGATCGACTGGTTCGAGCAGCGCGGCAAGGCGAAGCTGACCGAGGACTACCACAACCGCACCTTCTACGCGGACTTCCTCGAGTTCGCGGGCAAGGAAGGCCTGTTCTCGACCTTCCTGACGCCGTCGGCGAACGCCGGTGGCAACCCGGACAAGCGCTGGGACACCAGCCGCATCGCGGCCCTCGCGGAAATCCTCGGGTTCTATGGCCTGAATTTTTGGTACCCGTTTCAAGTCACCGTCCTCGGCCTCGGACCGGTGTGGCAGAGCGCGAACGCGGACGCCCGTGAGCGCGCCGCGGCCGCGCTCGACGCCGGCGGCGTCGGCGCGTTCGGACTGTCCGAAAAGGACCACGGCGCCGACATCTACTCGTCCGACATGGTCCTGACCAAGGACGGCGACGGCTACCGCGCCACCGGCTCGAAGTACTACATCGGCAACGGCAACTGCGCGCGCACGGTGTCGGTCTTCGGCCGGATCGACGGCGTCGAGGGCCCGGACCAGTACGTCTTCTTCTACGCCGATTCCGAGCACCCGAACTACCACGTCGTCAAGAACGTGGTGCCGTCGCAGATGTACGTCGCCGAGTTCCGGCTCGAGGACTACCCGGTGCGCGCCGAGGACATCCTGCACGTCGGCGCCGAAGCCTTCAGCGCCGCGCTGAACACGGTCAACATCGGCAAGTTCAACCTCTGCTTCGGCGGCATCGGCATGGCGACGCACTCGCTGTACGAAGCCATCACGCACGCGCACAACCGCGTCCTGTACGGCAAGCCGGTGACGGACTTCCCGCACGTGCGCCGCGAGTTCGTCGAGGCCTACGCGCGGCTGACCGCGATGAAGCTGTTCTCCGACCGCGCCGTCGACTACTTCCGCAGCGCGAACGCCGAAGACCGCCGCTACCTGCTGTTCAACCCGATCACCAAGATGAAGGTGACGACCGAGGCGCAGAAGGTGATCGGCCTGGTCGCCGACGTCGTGGCGGCCAAGGGCTTCGAAGCCGACACCTACCTGGCGATGTCCAAGAACGACATCGACGGCCTGCCGAAGCTCGAAGGCACGGTGGCGGTGAACCTCGCGCTGATCGCGAAGTTCATGCCCGCGTACCTGTTCGCGCCGCAGGAGTACGCGCCGGTCGGCACGCGCACCGACGCCGCGGACGACGAGTTCCTCTTCCGCCAGGGCCCGGCGCGCGGCCTGTCGAAGGTCCGCTTCCACGACTGGAAGACCGCGTACGCGCAAGCCGCGCACATCCCGAACGTCGCGCTGTTCACCGAGCAGGCCGGCTACCTGGTCAAGCTGCTCACCGAGGCGGCGCCGGACGAGGCGCAGCAGGCCGACCTCGACTTCGGGCTCGCGCTGACCGAGCTGTTCACGCTGATCGTGTACGGCCAGCTGGTCCTGGAGCAGGCCCGGATCACCGGCCTCGACGACGAGGTCGCCGACCAGATCTTCGCGGTGCTGGTGCAGGACTTCAGCGCCGCCGCGGTCGACCTCAACGGCAAGGCGAGCTCGACCGAGGCCCAGCAGGCGATCGCGCTGGCCGCGCTGCGGAAGCCGGTCGTGGACGCCGCGCGGTTCGAGAACGTCTGGGCGCGGGTGCGGGAGCTTTCCGGGGTCTACGCTATGACCCCGTGA
- a CDS encoding DEAD/DEAH box helicase: MSTFAELGLPTPLVAALASQGVTEPFPIQAATLPHTLAGRDVLGRGRTGSGKTYGFVLPVLTRLAAGPTRRKPGRPRALILAPTRELATQIEASILPLAKPLGLKATTIFGGVSANPQITKLRDGVDIVVACPGRLADHMRSGHVKLDAVEITVLDEADHMADLGFLPEVRRIMDATPERGQRLLFSATLDNGVDVLVKRFMDDPVTHSVDSAQSPVSTMEHHVLHLEETHRLPVLVDLTAAPGRTLVFTRTKSRAKALTRKLVASGVPAVELHGNLGQNARTRNLEAFSSGTAKTLVATDIAARGIHVDDVRLVIHADPPVEHKAYLHRSGRTARAGASGTVVTLMTDAQVRDVRDLTRKAGIKPTTTQLGPGHPLLAELAPGERTFSKAPAVDNRPKKVTASGAAPGGGRGRRGAAPKENRGGQQARTRREDQPRSGGSRRSGAPAAGGSRRSDAPASGGSRRSGAPASGGAASGGSRRSGAPAAGGSRRSGAPATGNRSGGAAAFSSGTRAGARRTGR; this comes from the coding sequence ATGAGTACTTTCGCTGAACTCGGCCTGCCCACCCCGCTCGTGGCGGCGCTGGCCTCCCAGGGCGTCACCGAGCCCTTCCCCATCCAGGCGGCGACCCTGCCGCACACCCTCGCCGGCCGGGACGTCCTCGGCCGCGGGCGCACCGGCTCCGGCAAGACGTACGGCTTCGTGCTGCCCGTGCTCACCCGCCTCGCCGCGGGCCCGACGCGGCGCAAGCCGGGCCGTCCCCGCGCGCTGATCCTGGCGCCGACCCGCGAGCTCGCGACGCAGATCGAGGCGTCGATCCTGCCCCTGGCCAAGCCGCTGGGCCTGAAGGCGACCACGATCTTCGGCGGCGTGAGCGCGAACCCGCAGATCACGAAGCTGCGCGACGGCGTCGACATCGTCGTCGCCTGCCCCGGCCGGCTCGCCGACCACATGCGCTCCGGGCACGTGAAGCTCGACGCCGTCGAGATCACCGTGCTGGACGAGGCCGACCACATGGCCGACCTGGGCTTCCTGCCCGAGGTCCGGCGGATCATGGACGCCACCCCCGAGCGCGGCCAGCGGCTGCTGTTCTCGGCGACGCTGGACAACGGCGTCGACGTGCTGGTCAAGCGGTTCATGGACGACCCGGTCACGCACAGCGTCGACTCGGCCCAGTCGCCGGTTTCGACGATGGAGCACCACGTCCTGCACCTGGAGGAGACCCACCGGCTGCCGGTGCTGGTCGACCTGACCGCGGCGCCGGGCCGCACGCTGGTGTTCACGCGGACCAAGAGCCGCGCGAAGGCGCTGACGCGCAAGCTCGTGGCTTCCGGCGTGCCGGCTGTGGAACTGCACGGCAACCTGGGCCAGAACGCGCGGACGCGCAACCTCGAGGCGTTCTCCTCGGGCACGGCGAAGACGCTGGTCGCGACGGACATCGCGGCCCGCGGCATCCACGTCGACGACGTCCGGCTGGTCATCCACGCGGACCCGCCGGTCGAGCACAAGGCGTACCTGCACCGCTCGGGCCGCACGGCGCGCGCGGGCGCGTCGGGCACCGTGGTGACGCTGATGACGGACGCGCAGGTCCGCGACGTGCGCGACCTCACCCGCAAGGCGGGCATCAAGCCGACGACCACCCAGCTCGGACCGGGTCACCCGCTGCTGGCGGAGCTGGCGCCGGGCGAGCGCACGTTCTCGAAGGCGCCCGCGGTCGACAACCGGCCGAAGAAGGTCACGGCGTCCGGCGCGGCGCCGGGTGGCGGCCGCGGCCGTCGGGGCGCGGCGCCGAAGGAGAACCGCGGCGGCCAGCAGGCTCGGACGCGACGTGAGGACCAGCCCCGCTCGGGTGGCTCGCGCCGCTCGGGTGCTCCGGCCGCGGGCGGCTCCCGCCGGTCGGACGCCCCCGCTTCGGGTGGTTCCCGGCGCTCGGGCGCTCCGGCTTCCGGCGGCGCCGCTTCGGGCGGCTCCCGCCGGTCCGGCGCTCCGGCCGCGGGCGGTTCACGACGCTCAGGCGCCCCGGCGACGGGCAACCGTTCGGGCGGCGCGGCGGCGTTCTCGTCGGGCACCCGCGCGGGCGCCCGGCGCACCGGCCGCTGA
- a CDS encoding acyl-ACP desaturase, whose product MTVPESTALMYELEGTVEENLNRHLAAAQEWMPHEFVPWSEGRNFADLGGEAWDPEQSRVSPIARTALEVNLLTEDNLPSYHREIERAFGRDGAWGTWVHRWTAEEGRHGICIRDYLLVTRAVDPVELERMRMATMQAGYETGDKPLLRVCAYVSFQELATRLSHRNTGRYTQDPLAEKLLTRVSTDENLHMVFYRNLVKAAFEISPDATMRAITDEVLDFAMPGAVIPSFARKAAIIAKAGIYDLRIHHDDVVMPLLRYWKVFDREGFGEVGETARQELATFIKTLDTQAARFEERRDAAAARAAARGLPAL is encoded by the coding sequence ATGACCGTTCCCGAGAGCACCGCACTCATGTACGAGCTCGAGGGGACGGTCGAGGAGAACCTCAACCGCCACCTCGCCGCCGCGCAGGAGTGGATGCCGCACGAGTTCGTGCCCTGGAGCGAGGGACGCAACTTTGCCGATCTGGGCGGGGAGGCGTGGGATCCGGAGCAGTCGCGGGTCTCGCCCATCGCCCGGACCGCGCTCGAGGTCAACCTGCTCACCGAGGACAACCTGCCCAGCTACCACCGCGAGATCGAGCGCGCCTTCGGCCGCGACGGCGCCTGGGGCACCTGGGTGCACCGCTGGACGGCCGAGGAGGGCCGGCACGGCATCTGCATCCGCGACTACCTGCTCGTCACCCGCGCGGTCGACCCGGTCGAGCTCGAGCGGATGCGGATGGCGACCATGCAGGCCGGCTACGAGACCGGGGACAAGCCGCTGCTGCGGGTCTGCGCCTACGTCTCGTTCCAGGAGCTCGCGACCCGTCTTTCGCACCGCAACACCGGCCGCTACACGCAGGACCCGCTGGCCGAGAAGCTGCTCACGCGCGTCTCCACCGACGAGAACCTGCACATGGTCTTCTACCGGAACCTGGTGAAGGCGGCGTTCGAGATCTCGCCGGACGCGACGATGCGGGCGATCACCGACGAGGTCCTCGACTTCGCGATGCCCGGCGCGGTCATCCCGAGCTTCGCCCGCAAGGCGGCGATCATCGCCAAGGCCGGCATCTACGACCTGCGCATCCACCACGACGACGTCGTCATGCCGCTGCTGCGGTACTGGAAGGTGTTCGACCGCGAAGGGTTCGGCGAGGTCGGCGAGACCGCGCGCCAGGAGCTCGCCACGTTCATCAAGACCCTGGACACGCAGGCCGCGCGCTTCGAGGAGCGCCGCGACGCCGCGGCCGCCCGGGCCGCCGCCCGCGGTCTCCCCGCTCTCTGA